One Armatimonadota bacterium genomic window carries:
- a CDS encoding prepilin-type N-terminal cleavage/methylation domain-containing protein — translation MDSRKHRAFTLIELLVVIAIIAILAAILFPVFAKARNRANSTACLSNMKQLGIALYTYLADYDDCYPVLRRVNVPVPYTWRESLAPYAKSKDVFACPANPDARKFPKSTAEGGTLPISYALNGSLFGSVDADITKFRVVTMRQIKEPSNSIFVVESRHPSAEVGIWLVGLYMYPAQKQGYFFHHSGRINMVLCDTSARSMKMAQTIMPSDYWHDPRVPMPTAADRQAIANTIIEEYR, via the coding sequence ATGGACTCCCGCAAGCACCGCGCGTTTACGCTCATCGAACTGCTGGTTGTCATAGCCATTATCGCGATTCTGGCCGCGATCCTGTTCCCGGTGTTCGCGAAGGCCCGCAACCGCGCGAACAGCACCGCCTGCCTCAGCAACATGAAGCAGCTCGGAATCGCTCTGTATACCTATCTTGCGGATTACGACGACTGCTACCCGGTGCTGCGGCGCGTGAACGTTCCGGTGCCCTACACCTGGCGCGAATCGCTGGCGCCGTACGCGAAGAGCAAGGACGTGTTCGCCTGCCCCGCCAACCCGGACGCCCGGAAATTCCCGAAATCCACGGCCGAAGGCGGCACGCTTCCGATCTCCTATGCGCTGAACGGCAGCCTGTTCGGGTCAGTGGACGCGGATATCACCAAATTCCGCGTGGTGACGATGCGTCAGATCAAGGAGCCCTCGAACTCCATCTTCGTCGTGGAGTCGCGCCACCCATCGGCGGAGGTCGGCATCTGGCTTGTGGGCCTGTACATGTACCCGGCGCAGAAGCAGGGTTACTTCTTCCACCACAGCGGCCGGATCAACATGGTCCTCTGTGACACGAGCGCAAGGTCGATGAAGATGGCGCAGACGATTATGCCGTCCGACTACTGGCACGATCCCCGGGTGCCCATGCCGACCGCGGCGGACCGTCAGGCGATCGCCAATACGATCATCGAGGAGTACCGGTAG
- a CDS encoding PEP-CTERM sorting domain-containing protein: MLRQLFIAAGVAGLLAIGSAHAVVIYDTGGFEGYAIGDIVGQDGWQNAGSIGLPASWTYNPAKIVAGPAGGKVLQFDNIDKTYSSIDRPFQNLVGTYKYGQATFDFMRDDAAIYNNCDWWPSGANPWGGLAWDHAAVPPALIQPHGGGNGETPQLPNTWYHIVILHDLINGKGSAWVNGALVCDNASIGMGNQYNGWYFDDWNTVDQARTPGAKGRKGFVDNLSVSAGNTLSDLQPVPEPSSLALLAGGLLPLLGLRRRK, translated from the coding sequence ATGTTGCGCCAACTCTTCATTGCCGCCGGTGTGGCCGGCCTCCTTGCCATCGGAAGCGCCCACGCCGTTGTCATTTACGACACCGGCGGTTTCGAGGGCTATGCCATCGGAGACATCGTTGGCCAGGACGGCTGGCAGAATGCCGGCAGTATCGGCCTGCCCGCTTCATGGACTTACAACCCCGCGAAGATAGTCGCCGGTCCCGCTGGAGGCAAGGTCCTTCAGTTCGACAACATCGACAAGACCTATTCGTCCATCGACCGACCGTTCCAGAACCTAGTCGGGACGTACAAGTATGGACAGGCCACGTTCGACTTCATGCGCGACGATGCGGCTATCTACAACAACTGCGACTGGTGGCCGTCCGGCGCGAACCCCTGGGGCGGCCTGGCGTGGGACCACGCGGCCGTTCCACCAGCCCTGATTCAACCGCACGGCGGCGGCAATGGCGAGACCCCGCAGCTGCCGAACACGTGGTACCACATCGTGATCCTGCATGACCTCATCAACGGCAAGGGATCCGCCTGGGTAAACGGCGCACTGGTCTGCGATAATGCCAGCATCGGTATGGGCAACCAGTACAACGGCTGGTACTTCGATGACTGGAACACGGTCGATCAGGCCCGCACCCCGGGCGCGAAGGGCCGCAAGGGATTCGTGGACAATCTGTCCGTTTCCGCCGGCAACACTCTGAGCGACCTGCAGCCCGTACCGGAGCCCAGCAGCCTGGCGCTCCTGGCGGGCGGCCTTCTCCCGCTGCTCGGCCTTCGCCGCCGCAAGTAG
- a CDS encoding DNA-3-methyladenine glycosylase I: MARYHDEEWGAPSHDDRRLFEMLILEGAQAGLSWDTILKKRASYRAAFDGFDPALVAEYGPGKVEQLLADPGIVRNRLKVNAAITNARAFLAVQAEFGSFDAYIWQFTGGKVLCSARQSLEEVPAKTPESDAMSKDLLRRGFKFVGSTICYAFMQAVGMVNDHTVDCFRYAEVGGPGSATGTPR, from the coding sequence ATGGCGAGGTACCACGATGAGGAGTGGGGCGCGCCGTCTCACGACGACCGGCGCCTCTTCGAGATGCTGATCCTTGAAGGCGCTCAGGCCGGCCTGAGCTGGGATACCATTCTGAAGAAGCGCGCATCGTACCGGGCAGCGTTCGACGGGTTCGACCCGGCGCTGGTCGCGGAATACGGGCCGGGGAAAGTGGAGCAATTGCTCGCGGACCCCGGCATCGTCCGCAACCGCCTGAAGGTGAACGCCGCCATCACCAACGCCCGCGCATTCCTGGCTGTGCAGGCGGAATTCGGTTCCTTCGACGCCTACATCTGGCAGTTCACGGGCGGCAAGGTCTTGTGCAGCGCACGGCAGAGCCTTGAGGAGGTTCCCGCGAAGACGCCCGAGTCGGACGCCATGAGCAAAGACCTGCTCCGCCGGGGCTTCAAGTTCGTCGGCTCCACCATCTGCTACGCGTTCATGCAGGCGGTCGGGATGGTCAACGACCACACGGTTGATTGCTTCCGATACGCCGAAGTGGGCGGACCAGGCTCGGCTACCGGTACTCCTCGATGA
- a CDS encoding PEP-CTERM sorting domain-containing protein (PEP-CTERM proteins occur, often in large numbers, in the proteomes of bacteria that also encode an exosortase, a predicted intramembrane cysteine proteinase. The presence of a PEP-CTERM domain at a protein's C-terminus predicts cleavage within the sorting domain, followed by covalent anchoring to some some component of the (usually Gram-negative) cell surface. Many PEP-CTERM proteins exhibit an unusual sequence composition that includes large numbers of potential glycosylation sites. Expression of one such protein has been shown restore the ability of a bacterium to form floc, a type of biofilm.), with protein MSKIVIRASILTALLGATLAISARAVVYTPFTDPHPVMSGGTIGFAYAGDKFVGSVQGDGMGQLYSTDLNGGSVQVFAPGVSLAPSLSSEHFVAASVGAGGFAPRDLFVAAGNSVVHITHDGLSSSILTSGLTGDVRGILFDTIGTFGGDMLVTTHAGAVYRVNSAGVATPLASTGEDTEGLDIAPIGAGFGAYDGQLVVASEGSGLLRAISTAGVVSVLNPNSPIGGVEELSFVPLTLGLSGNPVEGMYGANYTPNVVKAGAGQFAGMQGDIIVTSETGHGVYRVHWNGTTFENSLVGSFPNQPEDGIFVTAAHINGGVPEPSSLALLAAGLLPLLGLRRKK; from the coding sequence ATGTCCAAGATTGTCATACGGGCGTCGATTTTGACCGCATTGCTGGGCGCGACACTGGCGATTTCGGCACGGGCGGTCGTGTATACTCCATTCACAGATCCTCATCCAGTGATGAGCGGCGGAACGATCGGGTTCGCGTATGCGGGCGACAAGTTTGTCGGCTCGGTTCAGGGCGACGGCATGGGCCAGCTTTATTCCACCGACCTGAACGGTGGCAGCGTCCAGGTGTTCGCGCCGGGTGTCAGCCTGGCGCCGAGCCTTTCCAGCGAGCACTTTGTTGCCGCCTCGGTGGGCGCCGGCGGGTTCGCGCCGCGGGACCTTTTCGTCGCCGCAGGCAATTCCGTGGTGCACATCACGCATGACGGCCTTTCGTCGAGCATTCTGACCAGCGGACTCACGGGTGATGTCCGAGGTATCCTGTTTGACACGATCGGCACGTTCGGCGGCGATATGCTGGTAACCACCCACGCCGGGGCGGTATATCGGGTGAACAGCGCCGGCGTCGCGACGCCGCTGGCCTCAACGGGTGAGGACACCGAGGGCCTGGACATCGCGCCCATCGGAGCCGGTTTTGGCGCGTACGATGGTCAACTTGTGGTCGCCTCCGAGGGGTCCGGGCTGCTGAGAGCCATTTCCACGGCCGGAGTGGTGAGCGTGTTGAATCCCAACAGCCCGATCGGCGGGGTCGAGGAGCTGTCTTTCGTGCCGCTGACGCTTGGGCTGAGCGGCAACCCCGTGGAGGGGATGTACGGGGCCAACTACACGCCCAACGTGGTGAAGGCCGGCGCCGGCCAGTTCGCCGGGATGCAGGGCGACATCATCGTGACCAGCGAGACCGGCCACGGTGTCTACCGCGTTCACTGGAACGGCACGACGTTTGAGAACAGCCTCGTCGGGAGCTTCCCGAACCAGCCGGAGGATGGCATCTTCGTGACGGCCGCCCATATCAACGGCGGAGTGCCGGAACCGTCCAGCCTCGCGCTGCTGGCCGCCGGTTTGCTGCCGCTCCTCGGCCTTCGCCGCAAAAAGTGA
- a CDS encoding DUF3006 domain-containing protein produces the protein MPNVRTRVFLDRIEGDLGVIVAADGRSVDVPLAWLPEGIRGGAELTVTVAEDPHATTEGRAQAASLIDELIRRSET, from the coding sequence ATGCCAAACGTCAGGACACGCGTGTTTCTGGACCGGATCGAGGGCGATTTAGGAGTCATTGTCGCCGCTGATGGACGCAGCGTGGATGTCCCGCTGGCGTGGCTGCCCGAGGGGATTCGGGGAGGCGCGGAGCTCACCGTGACGGTGGCCGAGGACCCCCATGCCACAACGGAGGGGCGCGCGCAAGCTGCCTCACTGATCGACGAACTCATCAGGCGGAGCGAGACATGA
- a CDS encoding PEP-CTERM sorting domain-containing protein: MRAIIVAAALAALTAPAYCAVVVDTGGFEGYALGALAGQNGWTQVNAFGSVDRPVDIAIGPGGSKVMAFDCTNAAGEPNTEGSVQTSFANLTGVDRYARVTYDLYRDGDGIYNNLWWWPVGSNNWYGLQWDNGASQPAKILPFGFGAPDTPMLQKQWVNIDLTFDLVAGTEDAYINGTLLAANVNVGTGEFAGWFLGDSCTVDPARTPNGKGQKAYVDNLRILAGNTRGDLQPVPEPSSLALLAGGLLPLLGLRRRK; this comes from the coding sequence ATGCGAGCAATTATTGTCGCTGCCGCATTGGCGGCGCTCACAGCACCAGCCTACTGCGCTGTGGTCGTGGACACCGGCGGTTTTGAAGGGTACGCTCTGGGCGCGTTGGCGGGCCAGAACGGCTGGACCCAGGTCAACGCCTTCGGCTCCGTCGACAGGCCGGTAGACATCGCCATCGGCCCAGGTGGCAGCAAAGTGATGGCGTTCGACTGCACGAACGCCGCCGGAGAGCCCAATACCGAGGGATCCGTTCAGACGTCATTCGCCAACCTGACCGGGGTTGACCGCTACGCACGCGTTACATATGATCTCTATCGAGACGGCGACGGCATTTACAACAACCTGTGGTGGTGGCCGGTTGGCAGCAATAACTGGTATGGCCTTCAGTGGGACAACGGGGCCAGCCAGCCCGCCAAAATCCTTCCATTCGGGTTCGGCGCACCGGATACGCCCATGCTTCAGAAGCAGTGGGTGAATATTGACCTCACATTCGATCTGGTGGCCGGCACCGAAGACGCCTACATCAACGGGACGCTTCTTGCGGCCAACGTCAACGTGGGTACAGGCGAGTTCGCCGGCTGGTTCCTCGGTGATTCGTGCACGGTCGACCCCGCCCGCACGCCGAACGGCAAGGGCCAGAAGGCCTACGTGGACAATCTGCGGATCCTGGCGGGCAACACCCGGGGCGACCTGCAGCCCGTTCCCGAGCCAAGCAGCCTCGCGCTCCTCGCGGGCGGCCTTCTCCCGCTGCTCGGCCTTCGCCGCCGCAAGTAG
- a CDS encoding alpha-L-fucosidase has translation MIKAFALALLALSICGAIPASGATAKETKAQKDARMAWWREARFGMFIHWGLYAVPAGRWNGKTVDGASEWLLNNAQIKVADYEPLQKQFNPVKFDALAWVRLAKAAGVKYITITSKHHEGFALWDTKQTDWSVMNTPYGKDILRQLAAACKAEGIKLCFYHSIMDWHHPDYLPRRAWDPRPGLSPDYSRYVKYMKAQLKELLTGYGDIGVLWFDGEWEDTWTHEQGVDLYNYVRGLQPSIIVNNRVDTGRSGMGGMSTNAEPVGDFGTPEQTIPGSGLPGVDWESCMTMNDSWGYKVDDHNWKSSETLIRNLIDCASKGGNYLLNVGPTSEGLIPPESVERLKAMGAWLKVNGESVYGTSAGPFPKPLTWGRVTQRKGKLYAHVFNASGDSITLPGLQTKVKTAYLLSDTAHKALKVGTNADGATVSLPSPLPDPVATVVVLEISGAPKVALPELAQAANGVISLTAQDADLKSGLQYESGKDAIGYWTDANGFASWKFRVTKPGTFAVKVDQACDSGTGGSVYNVTVGNSSVKGEVTPTGSWSAFIPVELGEIRIPSAGSFTLTVKAVSKPGNAVMNLRAVTLTPAEGK, from the coding sequence ATGATCAAGGCGTTTGCGCTGGCTCTGCTGGCCTTATCGATCTGCGGGGCGATTCCCGCGAGTGGAGCGACGGCGAAAGAGACCAAAGCCCAGAAGGACGCGCGGATGGCGTGGTGGCGGGAGGCCCGATTCGGCATGTTCATCCACTGGGGCCTTTACGCCGTGCCGGCTGGCCGCTGGAATGGCAAGACCGTGGACGGCGCCTCGGAATGGCTCCTAAACAACGCCCAGATAAAGGTCGCGGACTACGAACCGCTGCAGAAGCAGTTCAACCCCGTCAAGTTCGATGCCCTGGCGTGGGTGAGGCTCGCAAAGGCGGCGGGGGTCAAGTACATCACCATCACCAGCAAGCACCATGAAGGGTTCGCGCTGTGGGATACCAAGCAGACGGACTGGAGCGTGATGAACACGCCGTACGGCAAGGACATCCTGCGCCAACTGGCCGCGGCCTGCAAGGCGGAAGGCATCAAGCTGTGCTTCTACCACTCGATCATGGACTGGCATCACCCGGACTACCTACCGCGCCGTGCCTGGGATCCGCGACCGGGCCTGTCGCCCGATTACTCACGCTATGTGAAATACATGAAGGCCCAGTTGAAGGAACTTCTCACCGGATACGGCGACATTGGCGTGCTGTGGTTCGACGGCGAATGGGAAGACACCTGGACGCACGAACAGGGCGTTGACCTGTATAACTACGTTCGCGGCCTTCAGCCCAGCATCATCGTGAACAATCGCGTGGACACGGGCCGATCAGGAATGGGCGGGATGTCCACCAACGCGGAACCGGTCGGCGATTTCGGCACCCCGGAGCAGACCATTCCCGGCAGCGGCCTGCCCGGCGTGGATTGGGAATCGTGCATGACGATGAACGACTCTTGGGGCTACAAGGTGGATGACCACAACTGGAAGTCGTCCGAGACGCTTATTCGCAACCTCATCGACTGCGCGTCCAAGGGCGGAAACTACCTCTTGAACGTCGGGCCGACCTCCGAGGGGCTTATCCCGCCGGAAAGCGTGGAACGGCTGAAGGCGATGGGCGCGTGGCTGAAGGTGAACGGCGAGTCAGTTTACGGCACGTCCGCCGGCCCATTCCCCAAGCCCCTGACGTGGGGCCGCGTGACCCAGCGCAAGGGCAAGCTCTACGCGCACGTTTTCAACGCATCCGGCGACAGCATCACACTGCCGGGTCTCCAGACGAAGGTGAAAACCGCCTACCTGCTTTCGGATACCGCGCACAAGGCGCTGAAAGTGGGCACGAACGCGGACGGCGCGACCGTGTCGCTCCCGAGTCCACTCCCTGACCCCGTCGCAACCGTGGTTGTGCTGGAGATCAGCGGCGCACCGAAAGTAGCGTTGCCGGAACTCGCGCAGGCCGCCAACGGTGTGATCTCGCTGACGGCTCAGGATGCCGACCTCAAGTCCGGCCTTCAGTACGAATCCGGCAAGGATGCGATCGGCTATTGGACGGATGCGAACGGCTTCGCCTCGTGGAAATTCCGGGTGACAAAGCCGGGGACCTTCGCGGTGAAGGTGGATCAGGCGTGCGACTCCGGGACCGGCGGCAGCGTTTACAACGTCACCGTAGGCAACAGCTCCGTGAAGGGCGAAGTGACGCCAACCGGCAGTTGGTCGGCATTCATCCCCGTGGAGCTGGGCGAAATCCGGATCCCGTCCGCGGGAAGCTTCACGCTGACGGTCAAGGCGGTCAGCAAACCGGGCAACGCGGTGATGAACCTTCGGGCGGTGACGCTCACGCCGGCGGAGGGCAAGTAG
- a CDS encoding PEP-CTERM sorting domain-containing protein, with protein sequence MRFSILGAALAVALLGPSVRSAVIIDTGGFEGYTPGNIIGQQGWVKGAAAFGTTTRPVTVANIVANPTGSGQVLEFNNVAAGQTEIQMLFPNLTGTYKFARSSFDYYRDGAATANNLDWWPKGSNPWWGIAWDSPAATGGSIVPVFNGVDGSTGSVPQIPNQWMHIEQLWDLETGDVSAWVNGALVSDKVNQGTGAFNGWYIRDWHTVLTAPGHKAYVDNVVLLAGNDVGAVPEPSTLALLGAGLLPLLGLRRRK encoded by the coding sequence ATGCGCTTTTCAATCTTGGGCGCGGCACTCGCCGTTGCCCTCCTGGGGCCGTCGGTGCGCTCAGCGGTTATCATCGACACCGGCGGCTTTGAAGGCTACACCCCTGGTAATATCATCGGCCAGCAAGGCTGGGTAAAGGGTGCGGCGGCATTCGGCACCACCACCCGGCCGGTCACGGTGGCAAACATCGTCGCCAACCCCACCGGTTCCGGGCAGGTCCTCGAGTTCAACAACGTTGCTGCCGGCCAGACGGAAATCCAGATGCTGTTCCCGAACCTCACCGGCACGTACAAATTCGCGCGCTCGTCGTTCGATTACTACCGCGACGGCGCCGCCACGGCCAACAACCTGGACTGGTGGCCGAAGGGCAGCAACCCTTGGTGGGGCATCGCCTGGGACAGTCCGGCGGCGACCGGTGGTTCCATCGTGCCCGTGTTCAACGGAGTCGACGGGAGCACCGGCTCGGTTCCGCAGATTCCGAATCAGTGGATGCACATCGAGCAGCTCTGGGATCTTGAGACCGGAGACGTGTCCGCGTGGGTTAATGGAGCGTTGGTTTCGGACAAGGTGAACCAGGGCACCGGCGCGTTCAACGGCTGGTACATCCGCGACTGGCATACGGTCCTAACGGCCCCGGGTCATAAGGCCTATGTGGACAACGTCGTGCTCCTGGCCGGCAACGACGTTGGCGCCGTGCCGGAGCCATCCACCCTGGCGCTGCTCGGCGCCGGCCTGCTCCCGCTCCTCGGCCTGCGCCGAAGGAAGTAG
- a CDS encoding fucose isomerase, whose product MRVGICTFSDGRERAMLATRDDCFRFQGDIAAFLKSEGHEVVEAKDLIWNWKTAKEQAGALTDASCDVVIYNFAVWAFPDFTAQAAEHTEAPILFVGCINPAYPGWVSFFASAGALEEIGRPFGRVLGSIDKPDVQAGVRRFLALHTPAKQATGDDVAQRLRGQRYGEFDGPSMGMYTGHIDQSQWMDQFGINVYHRSQLTLAWMAEKIATDRVQTGLDWLKANCKEVQFDGKQLTDGLDGTLARQVRVYLAAKDLCRDEGIDFCGLTGQVDYTEWEKGCTMDIAEALLNDTVDWEGDKKPTICATECDSNGALSMQILHELTGTPVLFADLRHYHEDLDVYDLVNSGQHAPWFAKRSSVWKENWKEIRLMPASSFYFKGGGASVQFYGAPAEKVTYARLTRKEGQYRMAMFTGSFVDFGWDKNEELGRQTDYSWPHIWAKFDCSVQSLAQNYSANHIHAVIGDYIGELIAVCNTLGIDPIVLS is encoded by the coding sequence ATGAGAGTCGGTATCTGTACGTTTAGCGACGGCCGCGAACGCGCGATGCTCGCAACACGCGATGACTGCTTCCGCTTCCAGGGCGACATCGCCGCATTCCTCAAATCCGAGGGGCATGAGGTCGTCGAAGCGAAGGATCTCATCTGGAACTGGAAAACCGCCAAGGAGCAGGCCGGCGCCCTGACGGATGCCTCCTGTGATGTGGTTATCTACAATTTCGCGGTCTGGGCATTCCCCGATTTCACCGCCCAGGCGGCCGAGCACACCGAAGCGCCGATCCTCTTCGTCGGGTGCATCAATCCGGCGTACCCGGGCTGGGTTTCGTTCTTCGCATCCGCCGGCGCCCTGGAGGAGATCGGCCGCCCGTTCGGCCGCGTCCTCGGCAGTATCGACAAGCCGGATGTTCAGGCAGGGGTCCGAAGATTCCTCGCCCTGCACACACCGGCAAAACAGGCCACCGGCGACGACGTCGCCCAGCGCCTCCGCGGCCAGCGATACGGCGAATTCGACGGCCCCAGCATGGGCATGTACACCGGACACATCGACCAGAGCCAGTGGATGGACCAGTTCGGAATCAACGTCTATCACCGCAGCCAGCTCACCCTCGCCTGGATGGCCGAGAAGATCGCGACCGACCGAGTACAGACCGGGCTGGATTGGCTGAAGGCCAACTGCAAGGAAGTGCAGTTCGACGGCAAGCAACTGACCGACGGGCTGGACGGCACGCTCGCCCGACAGGTGCGCGTTTATCTCGCAGCCAAGGACCTCTGCCGCGACGAAGGCATCGACTTCTGCGGCCTCACCGGCCAGGTGGATTACACCGAATGGGAGAAGGGCTGCACGATGGACATCGCCGAAGCGCTTCTGAACGACACCGTGGACTGGGAAGGCGATAAAAAGCCCACCATCTGCGCCACCGAATGCGACAGCAACGGCGCGCTCTCGATGCAGATTTTGCACGAACTCACCGGCACGCCGGTCCTCTTCGCCGACCTCCGCCACTATCACGAAGACCTGGACGTTTACGACCTAGTGAACTCGGGCCAGCACGCGCCGTGGTTCGCCAAGCGCAGCAGTGTATGGAAGGAAAACTGGAAGGAAATCCGCCTGATGCCCGCGTCATCCTTCTACTTCAAGGGCGGCGGCGCCAGCGTGCAGTTCTACGGCGCACCGGCCGAAAAAGTCACCTACGCCCGCCTCACCCGCAAAGAAGGCCAATACCGCATGGCGATGTTCACGGGATCCTTCGTGGATTTCGGGTGGGACAAAAACGAGGAACTGGGACGACAGACCGACTATTCGTGGCCTCACATCTGGGCGAAGTTCGACTGCAGCGTTCAGAGCCTCGCGCAGAACTACAGCGCCAACCACATCCACGCCGTGATCGGCGATTACATCGGCGAACTCATCGCCGTCTGCAATACCCTTGGCATCGACCCCATCGTACTGTCGTAA